A window from Streptomyces subrutilus encodes these proteins:
- a CDS encoding ABC transporter substrate-binding protein codes for MSPARPLTALRAIAVTATLPLLLTACGYGSEAKKDEPKADAAASADTGKKLSAPEVRIGYFPNLTHATALVGLQEGLIEKELNGTKIKPQSFNAGPSEIEALNGGSLDIGFIGPSPSINGYVKSKGTNLRIISGSASGGVKLVVNPDKIKTLDDLKGKKIATPQKGNTQDVAFLNWISEKGWKVDPESGKGDVSVVRTDNKVTPDAFKQGSIDGAWVPEPTASKLVSDGGTVLLDETDLWPDKKFVITNIIVSQKFLKEHPDVVEAVLKGTVKTNEWINANPDKAKESANARLAAEGGKPLEAKVIDPAWKSILVTDDPLASTLKTESEWAVKAKLIEQPELTGIYDLTLLNKVLKAAGKPEVSDAGLGAK; via the coding sequence GTGTCTCCCGCCAGACCGCTCACCGCCCTGCGCGCCATCGCCGTCACCGCGACGCTCCCCCTGCTGCTCACCGCCTGCGGGTACGGCTCCGAGGCGAAGAAGGACGAGCCGAAGGCCGATGCGGCCGCCTCCGCCGACACCGGGAAGAAGCTCTCCGCCCCCGAAGTCCGCATCGGCTACTTCCCCAACCTCACCCACGCCACCGCACTCGTCGGCCTCCAGGAAGGCCTCATCGAGAAGGAACTCAACGGCACCAAGATCAAGCCGCAGTCCTTCAACGCCGGCCCCTCCGAAATCGAAGCCCTCAACGGCGGCTCCCTCGACATCGGCTTCATCGGCCCCTCCCCCTCCATCAACGGCTACGTCAAATCCAAGGGCACCAACCTCCGCATCATCTCCGGCTCCGCCTCCGGCGGCGTCAAGCTCGTCGTCAACCCCGACAAGATCAAAACCCTCGACGACCTCAAGGGCAAGAAAATAGCCACGCCCCAAAAGGGCAACACCCAAGACGTCGCCTTCCTCAACTGGATCTCCGAAAAGGGCTGGAAGGTCGACCCCGAATCCGGCAAGGGCGACGTCTCCGTCGTCCGCACCGACAACAAGGTCACCCCCGACGCCTTCAAGCAGGGCTCCATCGACGGCGCCTGGGTCCCCGAACCCACCGCCTCCAAACTCGTCTCCGACGGCGGCACCGTCCTCCTCGACGAAACCGACCTCTGGCCCGACAAGAAGTTCGTCATCACGAACATCATCGTCTCCCAGAAATTCCTCAAGGAGCACCCCGACGTCGTCGAGGCCGTCCTCAAGGGCACCGTCAAAACCAACGAGTGGATCAACGCCAACCCCGACAAGGCCAAGGAATCCGCCAACGCCCGCCTCGCGGCCGAAGGCGGCAAGCCCCTCGAAGCCAAGGTCATCGACCCCGCCTGGAAGAGCATCCTCGTCACCGACGACCCCCTCGCCTCCACCCTCAAGACCGAATCCGAATGGGCCGTCAAGGCCAAGCTCATCGAACAACCCGAACTCACCGGCATCTACGACCTCACCCTCCTCAACAAGGTCCTCAAGGCCGCCGGCAAGCCCGAAGTCTCCGACGCCGGCCTCGGCGCCAAGTAG